TGGCCGCCCTGGCCGGGACCCAGAGCGCTGCTCCGAGCCAGCCGCGAGGCGCCGTCAAGATGATTCGCATCCTCATCGAGGCCGAGGACGAGCTCAAGGTCCGCGTCAACGTGCCCGCGCCGCTCGCCAAGTGCGCCCTGCAGTTCGTGCCCAAGGACGTGCGCGGCGAGCTCGAGGCGCAGGGTATCGACCTGGTCGAGTTGCTGGGCGCGCTCGAGGGCGACCTGCCCGAAGGCCGTCTCGTGGACATCGAGGCCGGCGACGACAAACAGGTGCGGGTCGTCATCGAGGTCGTTTGAACAGGCCCGCCCCAAAAGGAGAACCGAGTCAGCCATGACCCCCAAAGACTATGAAACGACCTACAAGAAGTGGCACGAGCGGAGCAGAAGCGATGCAGCCATGAGCCCCAGACACCCCATGCCCACCCGCTGCCCCGTCACCGGCGACCCCTTAGAAATCCTCCTGCTCGAGTGCCCGACGAGCGGCATCCGCATCGAAGGGCGCTTCGCCCCCAACGAGTTCGCCCTCCTGCCCGCCGAGCATCTGGACTTCATGCGCCTCTTCGTCAAGACGCGCGGCAATCTAAAGGAGGTCGAGCGCATCTTGGGCCTCTCCTATCCGACCGTCCGCCTCAGGTTCGAGAACATGCTGAAGACGCTCGGCTACGAGGCCGCCGAGGACGTGGCCGACGAGCGCTCGGAGGTCCTGGCGGCGCTGGAGCGCGGCGAGGTCACGGCGGAGGAAGCAGCGTCGCGCCTGCGGGCGCTCAAAAAGCGCTGAGCAGCCAAGGAGGCTGCCCAGATGGCTCGAGCCACGTCTTGGCAGAGCGTAGTGGGCAGGTTCAGATGAAGGAGTAGGCGCTGCCGTTTTTGCAGGATAAGGTCTGAGCCATCTACACCCCGACCCGTTTGAGTGGCGATGCTTGACCGGAACTTGAATGCGCCGCACAGAAACCATGTTGCAGAAGCTATAAGACTACCGGGGCCCTTCTAGCACCACAACTATTCGATTGACCAGCCCTCACCGTACCTCACCATCCCAAGTTTTCGGGCGACAGACTGCGAGGCGAGATTGTCCCATGACGTGCTGTAAAGGGGTATGCACTCACGCCGCCACACTTCTTCCGCCCAGCCGGCCACAGCAGCGGTAGCATGCCCTTGGCCGCGAAACACCGCCAGGGTTTCAACGCCTGCTTCGGTCGCCAGGCCAGGGATTCGCGAGCAGAAACATGCCGAAACCGCCATGCCGTCCGTGACCGCAACCGCGAGCGGAGCATTCGATGATTCGGCTACTTGTTTGAGCAGCCACGGAAATCCCTCTTGAAGCAGCGCGGCATTTGTTGATGAAATGAGCGTGGTGTTCGCCGACACCGGAATG
This portion of the Deinococcota bacterium genome encodes:
- a CDS encoding DUF2089 domain-containing protein, which produces MPTRCPVTGDPLEILLLECPTSGIRIEGRFAPNEFALLPAEHLDFMRLFVKTRGNLKEVERILGLSYPTVRLRFENMLKTLGYEAAEDVADERSEVLAALERGEVTAEEAASRLRALKKR
- a CDS encoding GNAT family N-acetyltransferase, with the protein product MTAPAKFNESVLQLMKLHINTLFRCNSDGRLLQTNESGDWPAPRFYMGRTQKGNVWRFRHDLPADITREVGRLCRLEPIAADLAHPPRHYEAIRSVLREHAPIGSEYRGPAFAVPSGIPVSANTTLISSTNAALLQEGFPWLLKQVAESSNAPLAVAVTDGMAVSACFCSRIPGLATEAGVETLAVFRGQGHATAAVAGWAEEVWRRECIPLYSTSWDNLASQSVARKLGMVRYGEGWSIE